The following proteins are encoded in a genomic region of Phragmites australis chromosome 9, lpPhrAust1.1, whole genome shotgun sequence:
- the LOC133928764 gene encoding phytochrome A-associated F-box protein-like, translating to MAEEEGVARGKRAEAASPLSALADDVLLQILGRLEGDPRDWVRASCASPRLAALLRSACLPPRLSRALPAELLPAPPPDGAPEAWAALHKLSVCCPGLLRAGVLLEPTDDFELELDIGPSRPPADASSVEGLESTATSRDPRDAPASEADVAAPEAGNAPGAGGSSDAAGGAWSLYDDLYLDAAYDFSSEPQIPPAAPAAAIREEGATTNAGSGGGVIRRGVVAGSRRRARRWLGPVGPHLASGSWTLSREQGNKLLASRFRGDRLYLCDWPGCVHAEERRKYMVFRGVFHNFARSQVRRALRETRRPTVAVECAFCGCKEAWDLYSAFCLRSFYGYHDDGEPVVRAYVCENGHVAGAWTERPLYS from the coding sequence ATGGCCGAGGAGGAGGGCGTCGCGCGCGGCAAGAGGGCGGAGGCGGCATCGCCTCTGTCCGCGCTGGCGGATGACGTGCTGCTACAGATCCTGGGCCGGCTGGAGGGGGACCCGCGGGACTGGGTGCGGGCCTCATGCGCGTCACCGCGCCTCGCCGCGCTGCTCCGGTCGGCGTGCCTCCCGCCGCGCCTGTCGCGAGCGCTCCCCGCCGAGCTCctgcccgcgccgccccccGACGGTGCCCCCGAGGCCTGGGCGGCGCTCCACAAGCTCTCCGTCTGCTGCCCGGGGCTCCTCCGCGCCGGCGTGCTCCTCGAGCCCACCGACGACTTCGAGCTTGAGCTCGACATCGGACCCTCCCGCCCTCCCGCCGACGCCTCCTCCGTCGAGGGTCTCGAGTCCACGGCCACCTCGCGTGATCCCAGAGACGCGCCGGCCTCCGAGGCCGACGTCGCGGCGCCCGAGGCCGGGAACGCGCCTGGCGCCGGCGGCTCCAGCGACGCCGCGGGGGGCGCGTGGTCGCTCTACGACGACCTGTACCTGGACGCGGCCTACGACTTCTCGTCCGAGCCGCAGATCCCGCCTGCGGCTCCCGCGGCGGCGATCCGCGAGGAGGGAGCAACGACCAatgccggcagcggcggcggcgtcatCCGGCGCGGCGTGGTGGCCGGGAGCAGGCGGAGGGCGCGGCGGTGGCTGGGCCCCGTTGGGCCGCACCTGGCGTCGGGGTCCTGGACGCTGAGCCGGGAGCAGGGGAACAAGCTCCTGGCCAGCCGCTTCCGCGGCGACCGGCTCTACCTCTGCGACTGGCCCGGGTGCGTGCACGCCGAGGAGCGCCGCAAGTACATGGTCTTCCGCGGCGTGTTCCACAACTTTGCCCGGTCCCAGGTGCGCCGCGCGCTCAGGGAGACGCGCCGCCCCACCGTCGCCGTCGAGTGCGCCTTCTGCGGCTGCAAGGAGGCGTGGGACCTCTACTCGGCCTTCTGCCTCCGCAGCTTCTACGGCTATCACGACGACGGCGAGCCCGTGGTGCGCGCGTACGTCTGCGAGAACGGCCACGTCGCCGGCGCCTGGACCGAGCGGCCCCTCTACTCCTGA